GCCGGCCAGGACGCTGGAGATGGCGATGGACAGGGCGAGCCACACGACGGTGCCGATGGCGAGGTTACCGAAGGAGTTGGCACCGGCGCCGAAGATGACGCCGAGGGCGCTGAGCGACAGCTGGGTCACGACGCCCACCGCCAGCCCGGCAATCACCCCCGTCCAGTTGATTCGTGTCACGATGGTGCCGTTCTCGACGAGCGTCATGCGATCCCCCTGCTGGTGCTGTTCTTCATGTCGTCTGCGGCCTGACGGGCCGAGTCCTTGGCGTCCTGCCACGCTTCACCTGCGCCGTCGGCGGCCTTCTCACCGGCGCGTTTCACCTCGCCGGCGGCGCGCCGAACGGCGTCCGTCGGGGAATCGCCCTGCGCGACATCGTGCACGGCGTCCTTGGCCGCGTCCGCAGCGCGCTTCAGGTTGCCCTGGAGGCCGGGGTCGATTGTACCCAGCAGGTCATGCACCCGGTCGCGGACGGCGGGGGTGCTGCGGTACAGCGCATAGGCTGCGCCAGCGACGATCACGAGGCCCCAGGGGAACCCGCCCCCGGAGCGGCGTGACACGTCGCGGCGCAGGTGGCGCAGCTCCTGCTGCACGTCGCCCAGCAGGGCCAGCACCTGCTTCTGGTTGTTCAGAAGCTTGTGCTCGGCGTCGCGGCTGACCGCGAGGTGCGTGACGTCTTCGGTGGCGTTTTGAACTTGGCGCTTCAGGGATTCAAGGGCATTCATCATGCACTCCTTTGTTCAGACGATGAGCCGGCCTATCGAGTGACTTTTACGGGAACGTTCTATGGTGACTACATGGAATGTGCCGTGCAAATCAACTCTGCCGGGTGCTCTGGCATCTCTGCCGCATCCTGACGCGTTGGATTCTGCTGGACGTCTGGTCATTCTTCCTGTGAGGGAAATAAACGAAAGTGCATGATCCTCAGAACATGAACGGTCGGTTGACCACAGTGTGAAATGTTATCGAAGGATTGGGGTGGACTCATACACATTGATTCGGGAAAGAATAAGTGCTGGGGGTTGGCGGCTTTCGTCGGCATTCATTCCGCACACTGCAGAACGAGGCGTCATGGGAGCAGCCCATTCGCCATCGTGTTCAGGTCAATTCCTTTGCAAGTCAAGTTCTGTGCCGGCGCCGATCACGACCATCCTGCGCCGTCGGCACAGCGGCGGGAACTCAACGAGGTCTGTCGATCCGAAGGCCGACGGCGACGTGTTGATTGAGGACCAGCCGCTCAATGGTTGACGCTGGCGCCGCAGCGGTGGGCGGTCGTATCAGACCGACCTCTGCTGGAGTCAGGCCAAGAAGGGTAGAGCGCAACTGGGCGACCCTAATGCTGAGGGATGGCCTAGGTCTGGGCTTTGCGTGGCCCAGCGGGCAAGGCCGCGCCAGTCCGCGCGCCGATCAGGGCAGCGTGTTCCCGGCGGCGAGCAGGATGCCGTACCACTCCTCGCGGGTCAGGTGGACGTCGGCGGCCTTGCAGCAGTCGATCAGGCGGCCCTCGTTCATGGTGCCCGTCACGGGCTGCATGTGCGCCGGGTGCCGCAGCAGCCACGCCATGGCAATGGTCGTGTTGCTCACGCCGTACTTCGCGGCGATGTCATCAATCTTCGCGTTCAGTTCCGGGAATTTCGGGTTGTCGAGGAACACGCCCTCGAAGAAGCCGAACTGGAACGGCGACCACGGCTGGATGGTGATGTCGTGCAGGCGGCAGTAGTCGAGGATGCCGCCGTCGCGGTCGACCGCCTCGGCGTTTTCCATGTTCACGTTGAAGCCGCGCGTGATCATGGTGGCGTTCGTGATACTGAGCTGCAGCTGGTTGGCGATCAGGGGCTGCTTGACGCTCTTTTTCAGCAGCTCGATCTGCATGGGCGTCTGGTTGGACACGCCGAAGTGCCGCACCCTGCCGGACTGTTCCAGCTCGTCAAAGGCGGCGGCGACCTCGTCCGGCTCGACCAGAGCGTCGGGGCGGTGCAGCAGCAGCACGTCCAGATACTCGGTCCTCAGGCGCTTCAGGATGCCGTCCACGGACGCCAGGATGTGTTCCCGGCTGAAGTCGAACTGGCCGGGCCGGATGCCGCACTTGGACTGGAGGATCAGACCCTCGCGGACGCTGGGGCTCATGTGCACGGCGTCTGCGAAGATCTCCTCGCAGCGGCCCTTGCCGTAGATATCGGCATGGTCGAAGAAGGTCGCGCCCTGCTCCAGCGCGGTGGCCACGAAGCGCTCCGCGGCGGCCGGGTCCAGAGAGTCGATCCGCATGCAGCCGACGGCGATGACGGGCACCTGCAGGTCGCTCGTTCCGAGTGGGATGGTTCGCATAGGCCCTCCAGTGGCAAAACCGGCCGCTCCGGGTTCGGGCGGCGGGCAGACCCCGATCGTAGCGCGCGTGCCGGGCGTGTGAGGGCTGTGGAGCAAGCGTGAAGAAACTCCGACCATGACGGGCCGCGCTGCCGGGCGTAGGGTCACGGACATGGACTACCGCCATCTTGGCCGCACTGGCCTCAAGGTCAGCCCCCTGTGCCTGGGCACCATGAACTTCGGCCCGGAAACCACCGAGGCCGACGCCCACCGCATCCTGGACGAGGCGCTGGACGCCGGCGTGAACTTCATCGACACCGCGAACGTGTACGGGCGCGTGGCGGGCGAGGGCGTGACCGAGCAGATCGTGGGCCGCTGGCTGGACGCGGACAAGTCCCGGCGCGGCCGGGTCGTGCTGGCCACCAAGGTCTACGGCAAGATGGGCGAGGGCCCGAACGACCAGAAGCTCAGCGCGTACCACATCCGCCGCGCGTGCGAGGACAGCCTGCGCCGCCTGAAGACCGACCACATCGACCTGTACCAGATGCACCACATCGACCGCGCCACGCCGTGGGACGAGATCTGGCAGGCGATGGAGCGCCTCGTGCAGGACGGCTCGGTGGTGTACGTGGGCAGCAGCAACTTCGCGGGGTGGAACATCGCCCAGGCGAACACCATTGCCGCCCAGCGGCAGTTCCTGGGGCTGGTGTCCGAGCAGAGCCTGTACAACCTGAACGCCCGCATGATCGAGCTGGAGGTGCTGCCGGCGTGCCGGGCGTTCGGCGTGGGCATGATTCCGTGGAGTCCGCTGGGCGGGGGCCTCCTCGGCGGTGTCCTCCAGAAGGCCGAGGGCGGGCGCCGGGCCAGCGAGACCATGCAGAAGAACATCGAGAAGTATCGTCCACAGCTGGAACGCTACGAGGCGCTGTGCCGCGACCTGGGCCACGAGCCGGCCGACGTGGCGCTGGCGTGGCTGCTGCATCAGGACGGCGTGACCGCCCCGATCGTCGGGCCGCGCACGTCCGAGCAGCTCGCCGGGGCGCTGCGCGCGCTGGACCTCACCCTCGACGAGGCCACGCTCAGGACACTGGACGAGATCTGGCCCGGTCCGGGCGGGCAGGCGCCGGAGGCCTACGCCTGGTAATGCCCCCAGTACCCCCATGGGGTGGTCGGTCCGTGAATGTCGGCATTCATCGGAGCGTGGACATTCTCACGAGTGTGCCTCACCATGAGGGCCATGAACGTTGGTTGGACGGCCGGACAACACAGCACGAACCTCGCCGCACTGCTCGGCGAGGACGACGTGCTGTACCGCGCCGCCCAGGGGCTGCTGTGCCTGCGCGCCACGCCCGGCCGCTCACAGCGCCTGATTCCGATGGTCGTGCGCCGCGCCGGCCGCTTCGAGGTGCTGGGCCGCCTGGGGCAGACGCTGCGGGTGCCCCCGCTGGCGCTGGGGCTGGACGCCGAACTCGATCAGGTGGCGCACCTGCGCTCATCCCGCACGACGCCGCTGGGTGTGGAGTCGCTGTTCGACGGCCGGGTGCTGGACGCCGACCTGCTGTATGAAGTTGAGAGCGACGCGGTCGCGGCCCTGACG
This sequence is a window from Deinococcus metalli. Protein-coding genes within it:
- a CDS encoding YtxH domain-containing protein, coding for MMNALESLKRQVQNATEDVTHLAVSRDAEHKLLNNQKQVLALLGDVQQELRHLRRDVSRRSGGGFPWGLVIVAGAAYALYRSTPAVRDRVHDLLGTIDPGLQGNLKRAADAAKDAVHDVAQGDSPTDAVRRAAGEVKRAGEKAADGAGEAWQDAKDSARQAADDMKNSTSRGIA
- a CDS encoding aldo/keto reductase, coding for MRTIPLGTSDLQVPVIAVGCMRIDSLDPAAAERFVATALEQGATFFDHADIYGKGRCEEIFADAVHMSPSVREGLILQSKCGIRPGQFDFSREHILASVDGILKRLRTEYLDVLLLHRPDALVEPDEVAAAFDELEQSGRVRHFGVSNQTPMQIELLKKSVKQPLIANQLQLSITNATMITRGFNVNMENAEAVDRDGGILDYCRLHDITIQPWSPFQFGFFEGVFLDNPKFPELNAKIDDIAAKYGVSNTTIAMAWLLRHPAHMQPVTGTMNEGRLIDCCKAADVHLTREEWYGILLAAGNTLP
- a CDS encoding aldo/keto reductase, giving the protein MTGRAAGRRVTDMDYRHLGRTGLKVSPLCLGTMNFGPETTEADAHRILDEALDAGVNFIDTANVYGRVAGEGVTEQIVGRWLDADKSRRGRVVLATKVYGKMGEGPNDQKLSAYHIRRACEDSLRRLKTDHIDLYQMHHIDRATPWDEIWQAMERLVQDGSVVYVGSSNFAGWNIAQANTIAAQRQFLGLVSEQSLYNLNARMIELEVLPACRAFGVGMIPWSPLGGGLLGGVLQKAEGGRRASETMQKNIEKYRPQLERYEALCRDLGHEPADVALAWLLHQDGVTAPIVGPRTSEQLAGALRALDLTLDEATLRTLDEIWPGPGGQAPEAYAW